One Etheostoma cragini isolate CJK2018 chromosome 6, CSU_Ecrag_1.0, whole genome shotgun sequence DNA window includes the following coding sequences:
- the fbl gene encoding rRNA 2'-O-methyltransferase fibrillarin — protein MRPGFSPRGGFGDRGGGRGRGGRGGFGDRGGGFGDRGGRGGFGDRGGRGGFRGGRGGFRSPEGGGFRGRGGGRGTPRGRGGRGGFGAGRKVVVEPHRHEGVFICRGKEDALVTKNMVVGESVYGEKRMSVEEGEIKTEYRAWNPFRSKLAAAILGGVDQIHIKPGAKVMYLGAASGTTVSHVSDIVGPEGLVYAVEFSHRSGRDLLNVAKKRTNIIPIIEDARHPHKYRMLVGMVDVIFADVAQPDQTRIVALNAHNFLKNGGHFVISIKANCIDSTAAPEAVFASEVKKMSSENMKPQEQLTLEPYERDHAVVVGIYRPPPKQKK, from the exons ATGAGACCAG GGTTTAGTCCTCGGGGAGGATTTGGTGAccgaggaggagggagagggcgGGGAGGACGAGGAGGATTTGGTGACCGGGGAGGAGGATTCGGTGACCGGGGAGGACGTGGAGGATTCGGTGACCGGGGAGGACGAGGAGGAttcagaggaggaagag GTGGATTCAGGTCCCCAGAAGGTGGAGGATTTCGGGGCCGGGGTGGCGGCAGAGGCACCCCGAGAGGAAGGGGGGGCAGAGGAGGCTTTGGAGCAGGGAGGAAAGTTGTGGTGGAGCCGCACAGACATGAAg GCGTGTTCATCTGTAGAGGAAAGGAGGACGCTCTGGTGACCAAGAACATGGTGGTGGGAGAGTCTGTGTATGGAGAGAAGAGGATGAGTGTGGAG GAGGGAGAGATTAAGACTGAATACAGAGCCTGGAATCCATTTCGCTCCAAACTGGCAGCAGCCATCTTGGGGGGAGTAGACCAGATCCATATAAAACCCGGCGCAAAGGTCATGTACCTGGGAGCTGCATCTGGCACCACAGTATCACACGTTTCTGACATTGTTGGACCG GAAGGGCTGGTCTACGCTGTGGAGTTTTCCCATCGATCGGGCCGTGACCTTCTCAATGTGGCAAAGAAACGCACCAACATCATTCCAATTATCGAAGACGCCCGCCACCCGCACAAATACCGCATGCTAGTTG GCATGGTAGATGTGATTTTTGCTGATGTTGCCCAGCCTGACCAGACGAGGATTGTTGCTTTGAACGCTCACAACTTCCTGAAGAATGGAGGACACTTTGTTATCTCCATCAAG GCTAACTGTATAGACTCAACAGCGGCTCCAGAGGCCGTGTTTGCCTCAGAAGTGAAGAAGATGAGTTCTGAGAACATGAAACCACAGGAGCAGCTCACACTAGAGCCCTATGAGAGAGACCATGCTGTGGTGGTGGGCATCTACAG ACCGCCACCTAAACAGAAGAAATGA
- the LOC117946633 gene encoding sodium- and chloride-dependent transporter XTRP3-like — MDKEARPSWDNPLQFVLACVSYAVGLGNVWRFPYLCQMHGGGGFLIPYFIMLILEGIPLFYLELAIGQKMRLGSIGAWTAISPYLGGVGLASVVTSVYLCLYYNVINAWSFWYLFHSFQSVLPWADCPINSNRTGFIEECETATSTQYFFYRQTLDISSSIEENGGIHTGQALCLLLAWGITYMFIVRGVKSTGKVVYFTSTFPYVVLLVYLIRGVTLHGAINGVVYMFTPKMEQLANPTTWINAATQIFFSLGLGFGTLIAFASYNQYNNNFERQAIVVSLINSGTSIFASIVTFAIYGFKATVNYENCLERTRLLLLNTFSLAEDSITVDSLSGWIDELNTTYPEQFAELTNKLEDCNLERELDTAVEGTGLAFIVYSEAIKNMPVPQLWSVLYFFMLLLLGMGSMLGNVTAIITPLRDFKLVSNMSNELLNGLVCVFCLLLGLGFTTTSGNYWFTMFNDYGANFSLLFIVLIEVISVSYIYGIRRFEKDIEDMLGYRPNWYWKIMWAGVSPLLLITLFIVYIVNYIQGGTPTYQAWNKELGKSVETEYPVFAQVFIGLLLVSSVSCVPLTALYVYCRQRKGGGLHRSPQTVSTLSTQGPDDHAASSLQTSTSPPAAGHSNTASGHHR, encoded by the exons ATGGATAAAGAAGCCCGACCCAGCTGGGACAACCCCCTACAGTTCGTGCTGGCGTGTGTGTCGTATGCAGTCGGGCTGGGGAACGTGTGGCGGTTTCCATACCTGTGTCAAATGCACGGCGGAG GGGGGTTCTTGATTCCATATTTCATAATGCTAATACTGGAGGGAATCCCCTTATTCTACTTGGAGCTGGCCATTGGTCAGAAGATGAGGCTTGGCAGCATCGGAGCGTGGACCGCCATCAGCCCTTATCTCGGGGGAGTCG GTCTTGCTAGTGTGGTGacatctgtgtatctgtgtctctatTACAACGTCATCAATGCCTGGAGTTTCTGGTAcctctttcattcatttcaa TCAGTGCTGCCCTGGGCCGACTGCCCCATCAACTCCAACAGGACCGGATTCATAGAGGAGTGTGAAACGGCCACATCGACCCAGTACTTCTTCTACAGGCAAACACTGGACATCTCTTCTTCCATTGAAGAGAACGGAGGCATTCATACAGGCCAGGCGCTGTGCCTCCTGCTCGCCTGGGGGATCACCTACATGTTCATTGTCCGAGGAGTAAAGTCAACTGGAAAG GTGGTGTACTTCACATCCACATTTCCATACGTAGTGCTCTTGGTCTACCTGATCCGGGGCGTCACTCTTCACGGTGCCATCAATGGTGTCGTATACATGTTCACACCCAAG ATGGAACAGCTTGCCAACCCTACCACATGGATCAATGCAGCCACTcagatctttttctctctgggTCTGGGTTTCGGGACCCTCATAGCGTTTGCCAGCTACAACcagtacaacaacaactttGAGCGCCAGGCCATCGTTGTTTCCCTCATCAACAGTGGAACCTCCATCTTCGCAAGCATCGTCACCTTTGCTATCTATGGGTTCAAGGCCACTGTCAACTACGAGAACTGCCTggagag GACACGCTTACTGCTGCTGAACACCTTCAGTCTGGCAGAGGACAGCATCACCGTGGACAGTCTCTCCGGCTGGATTGACGAGCTGAACACAACGTACCCAGAGCAGTTTGCTGAACTCACCAACAAACTGGAAGACTGTAACCTGGAAAGAGAACTAGACACT GCGGTGGAGGGGACAGGGCTGGCCTTCATCGTGTACAGCGAGGCCATAAAGAACATGCCGGTGCCCCAGCTGTGGTCGGTGCTCTACTTCTTCATGCTCCTGCTGTTGGGAATGGGCAGCATGCTGGGCAACGTCACAGCCATCATCACCCCGCTGCGGGACTTCAAGCTGGTGTCCAACATGAGCAACGAGCTGCTCAACG gcttagtgtgtgtgttctgtctgcTGCTCGGCCTGGGCTTCACCACCACCTCAGGGAATTACTGGTTCACCATGTTCAACGACTACGGAGCCAATTTCTCCCTGCTGTTCATCGTCCTCATCGAGGTCATTTCTGTCAGCTACATCTACGGGATCAGAAG GtttgaaaaagacatagaaGACATGCTGGGTTATCGTCCCAACTGGTACTGGAAGATCATGTGGGCCGGGGTCAGTCCTCTTCTCCTCATCACCCTCTTCATCGTCTACATTGTCAACTACATCCAGGGAGGGACGCCCACCTACCAAGCATGGAACAAAGAGCTG GGCAAGTCAGTGGAGACGGAGTATCCTGTCTTTGCTCAAGTGTTCATCGGGCTGCTGCTGGTGTCGTCAGTCAGCTGTGTCCCCCTCACAGCTCTGTATGTCTACTGCAGGCAGAGGAAAGGTGGAGGGCTTCACAGGAGCCCGCAGACTGTCAGCACCCTTTCCACTCAGGGACCGGACGACCACGCTGCTTCCTCCCTACAGACCTCCACATCTCCACCAGCAGCTGGACACAGCAACACTGCATCAGGTCATCACAGGTGA
- the sacm1lb gene encoding phosphatidylinositide phosphatase SAC1-B yields MASTYQSFNLRTTPEKFYVEACDDGSEDVLAIDRVSTEMTLTVKRDVPASADSRPICGLMGTIRLVAGMYVVIITKKKKVGDLLGHAVWKAVDFDIISYKKTILHLTDNQMQDNKTFLSMINNVLHTDGFYFATDYDLTHTLQRLANTSPEFQEMSLLERADQRFVWNGHLLREFIAQPELHRFVFPVVHGFITMKSSCINGKVFEWSIISRRSCFRAGVRYYVRGIDSEGHPANYVETEQIMQFSSAKASFVQTRGSIPFYWSQRPNLKYKPKPQINKTVNHLDGFQRHFDSQIILYGRQVILNLINQKGSEKPLELAFDKMVTNLGNGMIKYVAFDFHKECSRMRWHRLQILLDMVAEMQDEFGYFLVDADGKVLLNQEGVFRSNCMDCLDRTNVIQSMLAQRSLQSQLRRMGVLHTGQQVEEQTDFVKMYKNAWADNADACAKQYAGTGALKTDFTRTGKRTQWGLLMDGWNSMIRYYKNNFSDGFRQDSIDLFLGNYAVDEAVWTTPLRDPKDWKFLTLPIVMVVAFSMCIICLLMAGDTWTETLAYVLFWGSASVVTGGLILFNGLDFVDAPRLVQKEKLD; encoded by the exons ATGGCGAGCACCTATCAGAGTTTCAACCT gcgCACCACACCAGAGAAGTTCTACGTCGAGGCTTGTGATGATGGGTCTGAGGACGTCCTGGCCATCGACAGGGTTTCCACGGAGATGACTCTCACAG TGAAGAGGGACGTCCCTGCATCTGCTGACAGCCGGCCAATATGTGGACTGATGGGGACCATCCGTCTGGTGGCGG GCATGTACGTGGTCATCATCactaagaagaagaaggtggGAGATTTGCTGGGCCATGCGGTGTGGAAGGCTGTGGACTTTGACATCATATCCTATAAGAAGACCATCCTACATCTGACAGACAACCAG ATGCAAGACAACAAGACCTTCCTGTCCATGATCAACAATGTGCTTCACACAGACGGCTTCTACTTTGCAACAGACTACGACCTGACCCACACCCTGCAGCGCCTGGCCAACACCAGCCCAGAGTTTCAGGAGATGAGCCTCCTGGAGAGG GCTGATCAGCGGTTCGTCTGGAACGGCCACCTGTTGAGGGAATTCATTGCACAGCCAGAG TTACACAggtttgtgtttcctgttgtcCATGGCT TCATCACCATGAAGTCCAGCTGCATCAATGGAAAGGTGTTTGAGTGGAGCATTATCTCCAGGAGGAGCTGTTTCAGAGCCGGCGTCCGCTACTATGTCCGAG gCATCGACTCAGAAGGCCATCCTGCTAACTACGTGGAAACGGAGCAGATCATGCAGTTCAGCAGTGCCAAGGCTTCCTTCGTTCAG ACTCGAGGCTCCATCCCCTTCTACTGGTCCCAAAGGCCCAATCTCAAGTACAAGCCCAAACCCCAGATCAACAAAACCGTGAACCAC ctGGACGGCTTCCAGAGACACTTTGACTCGCAGATTATTCTCTATGGAAGACAAGTCATTTTGAACTTG ATCAACCAGAAGGGCTCAGAGAAGCCACTGGAGCTGGCTTTTGACAAGATGGTGACCAACCTGGGTAATGGCATGATCAA GTACGTAGCCTTTGACTTCCACAAGGAGTGCAGTCGGATGAGGTGGCACCGGCTGCAGATCTTGCTGGACATGGTTGCAGAAATGCAGGATGAGTTTGG atACTTCCTGGTGGATGCGGACGGGAAGGTGCTACTGAACCAGGAGGGGGTGTTCCGTAGCAACTGCATGGACTGCCTGGACCGGACCAATGTAATCCAGAGCATGCTGGCCCAGCGCTCGCTGCAGTCCCAGCTACGG aGAATGGGAGTCCTCCACACAGGCCAGCAGGTTGAGGAGCAGACCGACTTTGTGAAGATGTACAAGAACG CCTGGGCAGACAACGCCGACGCCTGCGCCAAGCAGTACGCTGGCACTGGGGCCTTGAAGACGGACTTCACCAG GACGGGAAAGAGGACTCAATGGGGGCTGCTGATGGACGGCTGGAACTCCATGATCAGATATTACAAGAACAACTTCTCTGATGGCTTCAGACAG GACTCCATCGATCTGTTCCTGGGCAACTACGCTGTGGATGAAGCGGTTTGGACCACCCCACTGCGTGATCCCAAAGACTGGAAGTTTCTGACG TTGCCCATCGTCATGGTGGTAGCATTCTCCATGTGCATCATCTGCCTGCTCATGGCTG GTGACACATGGACTGAGACTCTGGCCTACGTTCTGTTCTGGGGATCAGCCAGCGTGGTGACGGGGGGCCTCATCCTCTTCAACGGACTGGACTTTGTAGATGCTCCCCGGCTGGTGCAGAAGGAGAAGCtggactga
- the ggctb gene encoding gamma-glutamylcyclotransferase b — protein MLSPLQILHCPPPSSLLVLVFLLAEAGDGMENKHTFLYFAYGSNLLKERLQLKNPSATVHCVARLKNYRLVFGNYKGLASDRWHGGVATIEHSPGDEVWGVVWRMSMSDLESLDSQENVKLGAYSPVELSVKTKGQELNCRTYIMNSCVYAPPSPQYLQVIVMGAEQNGLPKDYQERLRAIKTNMYEGPLPMMAELERARRRAKERA, from the exons ATGCTCTCTCCCCTCCAAATACTCCACTGTCCACCTCCCTCATCACTCCTTGTTCTCGTCTTCCTCCTGGCAGAAGCTGGTGACGGCATGGAGAACAAGCACACCTTCCTGTACTTTGCGTACGGCAGCAACCTGCTGAAGGAGCGGCTGCAGCTGAAGAATCCCTCCGCCACGGTCCACTGTGTGGCCCGGCTCAAG aaCTATAGATTGGTGTTTGGGAACTATAAAGGCCTAGCCAGTGACCGGTGGCATGGAGGTGTGGCCACCATCGAGCACAGCCCGGGGGACGAGGTGTGGGGGGTGGTGTGGAGGATGAGCATGTCGGACCTGGAGTCTCTGGACAG TCAGGAGAATGTGAAGTTAGGTGCGTACAGTCCTGTGGAGCTCTCAGTGAAGACAAAAGGCCAGGAGCTCAACTGTCGTACGTACATAATGAACAGCTGTGTGTACGCCCCCCCGTCGCCACAGTACCTGCAG GTGATTGTAATGGGAGCGGAGCAGAACGGTTTGCCAAAGGACTACCAGGAGAGGCTGAGGGCCATCAAGACCAACATGTATGAGGGCCCTCTGCCCATGATGGCTGAACTGGAGCGAGCCAGAAGGAGAGCCAAAGAGAGGGCCTGA